The Epinephelus moara isolate mb chromosome 21, YSFRI_EMoa_1.0, whole genome shotgun sequence DNA window GTGTGTTAACAGAAAGGGGTATCCTCACACATGGTGGAATGAATGAGGAATGCAGATGGCAGATATGAACGTCACATGTGACTGTGTCCTCAGGATCAGGGGGTAGACATTTGTGTGTTGGGTATGTGATATTGTGCATACAAAACCTCAGAAATGTGCAGTGTTTTATGGACTAATGGCTTCCCTTTGGATGTGTTTATATAATGGATTTAATGTGTCTGATAACTGTGTAACATACTTTTACCCAAGTGCCATTAAAgaattaaactttaaataaCCAAGCTAAAAgacatgtgcatgtgcatctaAGGAGAATACCCTGTATATGTGCGATATACACTGATATGTGCCATAACTTATTGTACTGTGCTTTAATACCCTGTtattatagatagatagatagatagatagatagatagatagatagataggtaggaACCGTTTTACTTACTAGCTAATAAGATAGCTTAGTAGCtactagatagatagatagatagacagacagacagacagacagacagacagatagatagatagatagatagatagatagataggaaAAAGTGTTGCTTACTAGCTAATAAGATAGCTTAGtactagatagatagatagatagatagatagatagatagatagtgcACGTTTTActactaacgttagctaatatAGCTTAGTAGCtactagatagatagatagatagatagatagatagatagaggatttattttgtgttatacACAGAGAAAATATACTTTCTGGCACATCTAAACATAGCATGCACCAAATCTGGTAGGTAAGTTTTTAGGTAGATAGGTTTTCTCGTGGCTCATGGCCCACCATCACCAACTCTCACTGGAATAGCTTTTAGACCTGCTCACTAAAAGACAAACAGGAACAAAACCCTCCTTTAGCAGAGGCGATGATAATCCATAAGGTTTCAATCAtaagaaacagaaacatgtaacatttttgaaatagtggatgtgtttttttctccaagatCGAATACCAAAGAGCAGATGAGGATTCACAAAAGATCTGCAGAGCAAGAGCAGGGAGCAGGAATGAGTCCCAACATGCAGGAAAAGAAGGAGAGGCAGGAGAGAGAATTCATGACCACAATCCAACACCTCACCCTGCCACTCCCTGCTCCTCCCTGAATCTTACCCTCTTACCCACCTCTCCTCCCCCTGAAGTCTACCTCCTGCTCTTTGCCTTCACTTCCTTGCATTCTTGCTGACAAACCTCTTATCTGTTCAGATTTTTATGCTTCAAATAATGAATCATATGCTGGTGGGAAGTAATCTAGCATTGTTTACATGACTCCTGTCCTGATTCACAggaagctcacacacacacacacacacacacgccacacCCTGCCTGTAAATCAAATGGAGTGTATTGCTTCAACACATGACCTAATACACAACAGCGACAGCGCACTTCAGTTCAGTATCTTAGGAGATCTTTCTTTATGGTTTTAATTTATGATTTTGTCCCTCAAAtttaataaaatctaaataaatgtacatccttatcatcaaataaaattataatttgtGAATCATTTCCTGACTGGACATGACCACACTTTAGATTAGCTGACCCACCTTTATTCGTCTAATCCTTCCTGCCTCACCCACAATCTCTGGAACTGGCatcagcacagaaacacacacacactcactcacgcacacacagtaCATTGGCAGGAAGCGAAAACACACCCAGTGGGCTGCAATCCAATTTCTCCacctatgttttttttttctctgaagcATCTTCTCTTCGCCACACTCTCCTCAGTCACAGACgcatttcaaaaacatcagatgTACAGTAgataaatgctttttaaaaggTTGGTAAGGCTTTTAATCGctcacacactgcacactgtaATCCATCTTCTACACAAATTAACAAAACTAATCTGAGCTCTAATCATGGtgagaaatgtgcaaatgtgttACTGTAAAAACCTTAAGCACAAAGGTGGTGAGGTAAAGAGAGAACGAAGCAAGTGAGATATTTGATcgtatgttttttctttattgaaTCCGCCTGTAGACAAAAGATACAGATCGTGAAGTAGAACAAAAGGATGTTGCTATGAGTGGAATTTAAAACCCCCAAGCAGCATTTTTGCCCTCTAGCTTGTGCAGATATGACCTGTCATACTCAGGAAATTGAGTCTGCTGATACAAAGAAAACATGTCAAGTTGGGCAGTTGATGAACAAGTATTTGTCCTCAGGGTCTGGGAGTAGACATTCAACAGGGATTAATGATTGTCACTTTTCAGATTACTATAACTGTAATTTCTCTTTATGGTTTTGAGCAACAAACTAATCTGAGATGGTCAGATGTGGTGTTTTGTGCTGCTGCCCATCAGGAGTGACATGAGGGAGGATGTGAAGCCAAGTCTGGTTACAACATGTTTAAAGTACAGTTTATTACAGTGTGTGCTGCCATCTACTGGCTATACTCGAGAACACAGTCTGTTGCTTACCAGGAGACAGATTTCCACTGACCTGACAAAATCTAATATGCAGTTTGCATTTCATGATTCAGAAGGGTGCACAAAGTATTGATCACATGTTGGAGGGCTTAATGACACAAATTACAATGTTATATGACAAATGACAAGGTTATATACTTGATTACATTTCCTTGGATTATCTGACATGTTTCCTGCACTCGAAAGATGATGTGTCCCACAGAACATGGGAGGTTTTTATGACCTGTATTGGATTGGATATTTCAACTATTCTTATAAGAGGGTTTATGTAATaggtagggatgggaattgataggattttattgatatcaatGACATTATCGATTCCCTTATCGTTTCCTCCTGTGAATTAATGATATCACCTCCTGTTGTTTGTAACCCAAGACATCTGCTTTCATAACGTTTTATGATGAACCTTAAAGCCATGGTCTAGTTTAGAAAGACGATGggaaagatttgaaaaaaaaaaaaaaagtagccccagggaggctaacaacaacagcgtcCTGCCGCCGTGTACCTGGAGCAGGGATGCGCCAGGCTCTACAGtgggctagcagctccagggaggctaacaacagcGTGAAGTGAAGCCccgcttctgtctctccaccattacatcttctttgttgttgaacgtgCTGCTGACTGACCAGCATAGATTCAgcgtaatgaaaagaatcgataagggaatctttaagcataaaggctaatgatgtcgaTGAATTGAACCAGTTGGAACCGGTTCTTAACAGGAACCGGTTCTCTTTTCCCATCTCTAGTAATAGGGGACCAACATGtcttgtcatttgtttttctttctgttagtTATAGTGTGTAATTCCTGAGTCTCTTCCCTTTATAGATGTTTGATCTGTGAGCTGAGTTGAGGTGTTTTGATTGTATAATATtatgttgtatatttttttttaaacttacatACATATTGGCTATTGATTCATAAGTCTTTTAGACCAACATTTTAAGATgtgaatgtttaaataaaaaagggaTTTGGTAACACAATTTCATATCTTCCTGTGTCAAGCAGGCTTTGACCGATACTGGCTCCCAACCTGGAGGTCCTCCTGACCCCCACTAGGGGTCACCAAAGCTTCACTGGGGGTCAtgaggccttcttgattttaaggggtgtaagaatttttgttctttaatactgtaaaacttaCAATTAATAGTCCAGGCCATTATTTGCTCAAATCACTGAAATAAACCAGCTTATATCTCTGACAAGCATCTGTATGAGACAGGCTTTTAATTCATGTCACACAAAACTGCTGCACTGCAAAGACAGGCAATACAATCAACTTGTATTACAAAAATTTTGGTTTTGAATTATATATGAATTATGAGGGAGTcgacacttttttgtgcgtgtttcattcatgtctgtgaagaaaactaaaacttttCACAGTTGAGATTATTATTTAAGATATAAACTTTAAGAAAAATCTCACAGAATAAGAGCACAGCAAAGACCTGAAGACAAGATATATTCACAGTCTTCAATTGCTGTTTAACGACCTCTGAATTTGGGGATAAAGAAGCCTATAAAGGAAGTAGggtttttgaaaaaacaaacaaaaaaaccccaaaacaaatcCTATAGCTTAATAAATGAggtataaaaatataataataaacggGAGATACCAGGCTCATGATATACATGTTGTGCGTATATTGGTATGTTTGTTACAAAATGTTATGTGTAGTTTTAAACATACAGTCATGTTGTCAGTAGTGCGTACAGCTCTTTTTGGGATTGTTATGAGTGCAGGAGGGTGGATGTGGCAATGGCGCAGCCGgaataaatatttatatggATACTATTCTGACACTCATGTTTTATGGATTGTGAGTGGACATTTATCAGTGGTATGGTTGGACTCTGACAAGTTTACTTACATGTCATGTTAATACTGTTATTTTGATTTACCTCAGTTTATTTGCTTCTATGCTCTGATAGAGAATTGTACAACTTCCTAAAAGTACCAGGAAAACTCATCGCTGATGCAATATTATAATAGGAATActccaaaatgatcattttacacAAACCACCTGCAGTTACTGAGTTCGTTATTTGGTTTAATGGACCTttatcacagcagacatttagacttgtcatagcaggaaaagcacaggtgaaaataatattaacaatGGCATTGTCCCATGAAGTGTGCCAACAAGCTATTCCAGTGAGGCAGCATGGGCAATACCAGGGCCTCCCTTAATTGGAATGCAgctattgttaatgttattaaataCACCTGTACTCTTTCTagtatgacatgtcaaaatgtctgctgtgaaaaagctCTATTGCACTGTTAAtcagttgttctgtactgttattgttatgcagTGATTATGAAATACCCATAAAACATGTCACTTAGGCAGGGGTCAACAGTTTACTCAATGATAGAAAAGGGGTCCCTTGTGTAAAGaggctgggaaccactgacttgGATGATGTGAGATAAATAATACAGAGAATATGATTAAACGGTTAAATGAATACATAACAGGTGAAACAATTAgaactttttacagtgtggttgATGGCAAGTCTTTAGTGTCTTATGTAGATTGGGTTGTGCCAGGGAATTTGGACTCATGACCTCAGTATTTCTCAAGTCCTGGCCGAGGCCTTACTAATGTTGCTCCGATTTAACTGTTATATGACATGTTGGCTCAAAAAGAATACACTATAATTTGGAGAAGACAAGGATCTCTTATCTGTCATTATAACCACTCATGATATGCACAGAGCTCCACTTCAGCCATGAGATGCACCAACCGCCATTTTTCTCTGTATATGCTCCAATCAAGGGTGAAAAAACACCATAGTCAAACTGAATatacagatactgtatgtgtgtaatcCCTACTTACAATTAACTTAATTCTTTTTATACACTTAACAGGAAGACAACAAGCCCATTTAAAATATGTCTCGGTGAATCACCATTCAAGTTTCTGTAACAGTGTTTTGTGAACACAAAAGGTAGTTTAGATCCTGTCTGAGGTAAATAGATCTCTAACAGTCGATGTCGGGATCAGCAGTTAAGATTCCTTCAGGTCACTGATTGCTCTCCTCTGGCAGTTTGGTGAGAATATCCACTCCGTCAGATGTGATGACCACGGTGTGTTCGAACTGAGCCGACCTGcaaaaatgacaattaaaaacacatgtaAGATGTAAGGAGTAGTTCAACATTCAAGGAAATATGCATATTCcctttttttatgattaattgtgagacactttgtctttttctgttttgttctgaaattaCTTTTCATGTTAGTTGCACTGTTTTgggttgttttaattttgtgtgttttgaatatgTTACAAATCAGAATTTTGGCatatatctctgtatttttcataataaaacacaacaatttggggcgcccagtagcttgttgggtagagcaggcgccccatatacgaGGGAAgtgtccttgccacagtggcaatgggtttgattccagcccgtggccctttgctgcatgtcgttcCCTATCTCTTCCCCTTTCATGCTTCAAACTATCCTGTCGTTAAAGGCAAAAcgccccaaaaataatctttaaacaCAATTATTTTAGAAAAAGTCTGTGTTTAAGTATGGAACTGGAGCTACGAcgtgattagcttagcttagcatgaagactggaagcagggagaaacagctagcctgactctCTCCAGATCTTAAAAATAGGCCTAACAGCACATCTAAGCTTGCTAATTAACAAGTTAAATAtaatttggttaaaataaactcacaaaCAGATTATGTTatgatgttaaaacaacaatttgtGGTTTCAAAGGTTTCTATGTGCTCTAATGATGCCAGCTGGGAAACCATATGGTCAGAAATaagtgttttgctgctgccgcagcggcccgggttcaactcaagcctgtggccctttgctgcatgtcatttcccctctctctctccccctttacacttaactgtcctatctataaaggcaaaaatgccccaaaaaatatctttaaaaaaaaaaagtgttttgctgctacagacacacagcaaagaTAGCTCTGGTTGTCCACGTACCTTTTATCGTCTGCAGACACTGCGGTCCACTTGTCCTTCAGGATTCTAAACTCTGTAGTCCCCTCCATCACTATGGGCTCTAAAGATTAACAGAAAATATCAACCCCACGCTCATACACAGTGGTGTCCTCATGTGCAcgcaaaaatgaaaaaggtaACTCACCTATTGTGAAAGACATCCCTTCATCCATGGTCATGTCATTGTCATTAGctgaaaagaacagaaaaagagGAGTCTCTTCATTAATGAAAATGACAATCTGGTAACACAGGCAGGGGTTTCCTATGAGCTCTACAAAGCTCTACTGGTTGCTTTCACAAGACGATGGACTCCAGTGACTGTAATATTTTTGGCAGCTCTTCCAAGCATCAAGCGTAAAAAAGAGACATAGCAATCTAACGTTAGCTATACTCTGAAAATCAGACGAACGTTGGTGCTACACTAAGTGACTAATGTTAGTCAAGTCAAACTTAATttgtagagcacatttaaaaacaaccacagttaaccaaagtgctgaacaagCAAAAAATACCTGTTAGAATAAACCCATACAATCCCACAGAAAGTTTTAACACAtagtatacatgcacacaaacacacgtgatGAACACAAGGGCAGACGCTCCTGATGAAGTCTCTGCTGACAACAGACGCAAACTCACCGTGGTGCCAAATCTCAGGGTGGCAGTGAAAGTGGGAGCCTATTCCATGTCCAATGAAATACGGACACACATGGAAGCAATTGGCGTGGGCGATTTCACTGCCAGCAGGACAAACAATATCAGCTGGCATATTAGAAACATTGAATGTGATTGTATGCTGTGTAGGTATTTtacatattgtgtgtgtgtgtgtgcatgtgtgtttacctAATCGTGTTTCCTATGACACAGAGCTGTGCACCCGGCTTGCAGGCAGCGATGGCCTCATCTCGGCAGCGCCTGGCAGTTTCCACCAGTCGCCGCCCAACCTCATCCACCTCACCAATCAAGAAGGTTTCTGAGGTGTCACCATGGTAACCATCCAAATACACCTAATATGAACAGGTAGAAGTCAGTGATGGGAGCCGTGTTGCTCTGACAGGTTACAACTGAACTAATGTctttgagtttgtttgtgtgtctgttcagGCATCAACTCACAGTGACATCAACGTTGATGATGTCTCCGTCTTGAAGTTGCCGACTGCAGGaaacaagcaaataaaaaatgaatgccgCATACACAAAGAATCCCTTACATACATTAATACAGTTAACAATGTGTGTCCCAATAGTGCCTCACCTTTTAACTATATAGTATctatattttctatttatttatttatctaagtGGACAACTTTTTATAATAAATTGCTCCAAAATGATACAGTCACTCAGCGGCTGTCCTGCCCATTTACCTGTCAGGTATACCATGGCAGACCACGTTGTTCACAGATGTACACACAGACTTTGGGAAACCCCCGTATCTGAGAGGGGATGGGTAGGCGTTGTGCTTGATTGTCTCCTGGTGAACGATGAAGTCTATTTCATCTGTTGTCATACCAACCTGGAAGTCACAGGTCAGAATTAGTgatatttttcatgacatagAAACACAAGCATGACTTGTAGTGATGAGGTACTTACCCTCAGGCTGTGTCCAGCTAGTAGCAGTACATGTCTGGCTAGCTGACATGCTCTGGTAAGGCCTTCAATCTGCTCTTGGTCTTTGATCTCGATGTAGTTGGGCCATTCTGGGACCTGGCCAGTGCCAACATAGTCAGGCCGCACAATGTGCTACAGTCAGGGAGGGGAAAGATAGGACACAAAAGATGGGTCACATTGTTGTCACATGGTATTCATCATAAAAACAGATTAATCATTTAGAGACAGAGACCAAACTGCAGTATAAAATTATGTTTAGTAGGAGCTGACTTGCCTGAGCAGGGTGAGAAAAACATGAGGCATGTACCTTGGGAACTGCATAGGCAGGCCTAACAGAAGCTGGGCGAACTACATTGTGAGAATGACTCCACTTCCTCCAGAAGAAGTGCCGATGTTGCTGACACAGCAGGGCTGTGGGGGGACCACAGCTTCGTAAACAACAAGCTCTCCGCAGGAAACCACCCAGACCTGGAGAAAAGGAGAGCAGCACAATGAAAAAGAGAGCGTTCACTTTCACAAAGCTTTTCTGCAAAGAATAAATGAGAGACCAGTGCTCTCTCTTTAGTCAACTGAGCAACTGACGGTGTTTGTGTAGGCATCACTGATAAGCAAATCATGTGACTAAACAGGATGTCCTGGTGACCTGAAGGATTGATAAACTGACCATGTAATCGCAGCATTCCCAGTTTGAGTCCAGCCAGTGAACTCTGTTGCACGTAATGTAATCCCCCTTTTTCACTATCCGATAAAGGCACAAAATGCCCAGAAATACAACATACTTCAGGACATACTGTATCTATCTAATGCtgccacacaaacaaacttgtgtacattcacacacacctcCCAACATTCAAGACCATGCTCAAATAGCTTTTAATGTataagtttgtgtgttttatactgttttattgctgtttttgagttttattttattttattctgactTAGctctattttatgatttttaaaaaactgtaaagtgtctttgagtattTGTAAAAGCgcttacaaataaaatttattattattgttattatattattacataACAAGTTCCCCCTTTTTCCCAAGTTGCTCCTACAGTATGGAATTGAATGCCCTCACTTgagataaaaatgaaaaatctgctgtttttctgaatgaaCAAAACTATTATCTcagaatta harbors:
- the metap1d gene encoding methionine aminopeptidase 1D, mitochondrial → MAAHCSVGLAARSGLGGFLRRACCLRSCGPPTALLCQQHRHFFWRKWSHSHNVVRPASVRPAYAVPKHIVRPDYVGTGQVPEWPNYIEIKDQEQIEGLTRACQLARHVLLLAGHSLRVGMTTDEIDFIVHQETIKHNAYPSPLRYGGFPKSVCTSVNNVVCHGIPDSRQLQDGDIINVDVTVYLDGYHGDTSETFLIGEVDEVGRRLVETARRCRDEAIAACKPGAQLCVIGNTISEIAHANCFHVCPYFIGHGIGSHFHCHPEIWHHANDNDMTMDEGMSFTIEPIVMEGTTEFRILKDKWTAVSADDKRSAQFEHTVVITSDGVDILTKLPEESNQ